Proteins encoded together in one Vigna angularis cultivar LongXiaoDou No.4 chromosome 5, ASM1680809v1, whole genome shotgun sequence window:
- the LOC108320724 gene encoding FT-interacting protein 1 isoform X2, whose amino-acid sequence MHSVDPQVQQSHGEGYNHNDSHQKPRISIKRRPRGPFNPQVHASHDEAYNLMGTNPQQPRILVERQPQNTPLTTHQVSPTSHDENYSLNDTNVRLGERWPSEGAYGRRGWMSGSDRFSSTFDLVEQMYYLYVRVVKAKDLPPSTITSSCDPYVEVKLGNYKGRTKHFDRKLNAEWNQVFAFSKDRIQSSVLEVFVKDKAMMGRDEYLGRVVFDLNEVPTRVPPDSPLAPQWYRLEDWREEGKVRGDIMLAVWMGTQADEAFSDAWHSDAATVYGEGVFNIRSKVYMSPKLWYLRVNVIEAQDVIPGDRNRLPEVFVKAQVGCQVLTTKICPTRTTTPFWNEDLIFVACEPFEEQLTITVEDRVHPSKDEVLGKIILPMNLFEKRLDQRPVHSRWFSLEKFGFGMLEGDRRNELKFSSRIHMRVCLEGGYHVLDESTLYSSDQRPTARQLWKQPIGILEVGILGAQGLLPMKMRDGRGSTDAYCVAKYGQKWVRTRTLLDTFSPKWNEQYTWEVYDPCTVITLGVFDNCHLGGEKATGRDSRIGKVRIRLSTLEANRTYTNSHPLLVLHPHGVKKMGELQLAVRFTALSLANIVHIYGQPLLPKIHYLHPFTVNQIDNLRYQAMNIVAERLGRAEPPLRKEVVEYMLDVDSHMWSMRRSKANFFRIMSLFSGMIKMGKWFSDVCLWKNHVTSILVHILFLILIWYPELILPTVFLYMFLIGLWNYRFRPRHPPHMDPKLSWAEAVHPDELDEEFDTFPTSRSQDAVRMRYDRLRTVAGRIQTVVGDIATQGERFQSLLSWRDPRATSLFVVFSFCAAVTLYATPFRVVALVTGLYFLRHPRFRSKMPSVPSNFFKRLPARTDSLL is encoded by the coding sequence ATGCACTCGGTTGATCCACAAGTCCAACAAAGCCACGGTGAAGGCTACAATCACAATGACAGCCACCAGAAGCCAAGAATTTCAATTAAAAGACGACCACGAGGACCCTTTAATCCACAAGTCCATGCGAGCCATGATGAAGCCTACAACCTCATGGGAACCAATCCACAACAGCCAAGAATTTTAGTAGAGAGGCAACCGCAGAATACTCCACTCACCACGCACCAAGTTAGTCCTACTAGCCATGACGAAAACTACAGTCTCAATGACACCAACGTACGTCTTGGAGAAAGGTGGCCAAGTGAGGGAGCTTATGGCAGAAGAGGGTGGATGAGTGGCAGTGACAGATTCAGTAGTACATTTGATCTTGTTGAGCAGATGTATTATCTGTATGTTCGTGTTGTGAAGGCGAAAGATCTTCCTCCGAGCACCATCACCTCAAGCTGTGATCCTTATGTGGAAGTGAAGCTGGGGAACTACAAGGGAAGAACAAAGCACTTTGATCGGAAATTGAACGCGGAGTGGAACCAAGTGTTTGCTTTCTCCAAAGACCGCATTCAGTCTTCTGTTTTAGAAGTCTTTGTGAAAGATAAAGCAATGATGGGGAGAGATGAGTATCTTGGAAGGGTGGTTTTTGACCTCAATGAGGTTCCAACAAGAGTTCCACCAGATAGTCCACTAGCTCCTCAGTGGTATCGGCTTGAGGACTGGCGCGAAGAAGGCAAGGTGAGGGGTGACATTATGCTTGCAGTTTGGATGGGAACACAAGCTGATGAGGCTTTTTCTGATGCTTGGCATTCTGATGCTGCCACTGTCTATGGTGAGGGTGTTTTCAACATCAGATCAAAGGTTTACATGTCACCAAAACTGTGGTATCTCAGAGTGAATGTCATTGAAGCTCAAGATGTAATACCGGGTGACAGAAACAGACTACCTGAGGTTTTTGTGAAAGCTCAAGTGGGGTGCCAAGTACTAACAACCAAGATATGCCCCACAAGAACAACCACCCCATTTTGGAATGAAGATTTGATTTTTGTAGCCTGTGAGCCATTTGAGGAGCAACTAACAATCACTGTGGAGGATCGTGTGCACCCTTCAAAAGATGAGGTACTTGGGAAGATAATCCTACCAATGAACCTCTTTGAGAAGCGGCTAGACCAAAGGCCGGTTCATTCCCGCTGGTTCAGTCTGGAGAAATTTGGTTTTGGAATGTTAGAAGGTGATAGAAGAAATGAGCTCAAGTTTTCAAGCAGGATTCACATGAGAGTTTGCCTTGAAGGTGGATACCATGTTCTGGATGAGTCCACATTGTACAGCAGTGATCAAAGACCAACAGCGAGACAACTATGGAAGCAACCAATTGGGATACTTGAAGTAGGCATCTTAGGAGCTCAAGGGCTTCTCCCAATGAAGATGAGGGATGGCAGAGGCAGCACTGATGCATACTGTGTTGCCAAGTATGGTCAGAAATGGGTGAGAACCAGAACGCTGCTTGACACTTTCAGTCCTAAATGGAATGAGCAATACACATGGGAGGTTTATGATCCTTGCACTGTGATAACATTGGGAGTTTTTGACAACTGCCATTTAGGTGGAGAAAAAGCTACAGGAAGGGATTCTCGTATTGGAAAGGTAAGAATAAGGCTATCAACACTTGAAGCTAATAGAACTTACACCAATTCTCACCCTCTTCTTGTTCTACATCCACATGGGGTTAAGAAGATGGGAGAGCTTCAGTTAGCAGTGAGGTTCACAGCACTCTCACTGGCTAACATAGTTCATATCTACGGCCAACCTTTGCTTCCCAAGATTCATTACTTGCACCCTTTCACGGTTAACCAAATAGACAACTTAAGGTACCAAGCAATGAACATTGTGGCTGAAAGGCTAGGCAGAGCCGAACCCCCACTCAGGAAGGAGGTGGTGGAGTACATGCTGGATGTTGATTCCCATATGTGGAGCATGAGAAGAAGCAAGGCTAACTTCTTCCGCATCATGTCACTTTTCTCTGGAATGATCAAAATGGGAAAGTGGTTCAGTGATGTTTGCCTCTGGAAGAACCATGTTACATCAATCCTAGTTCACATTCTCTTCCTTATACTGATATGGTACCCGGAATTGATCCTACCAACTGTGTTTCTATACATGTTCCTGATTGGTCTGTGGAACTACAGGTTCCGGCCAAGACACCCTCCTCACATGGATCCTAAACTCTCCTGGGCCGAAGCTGTTCATCCTGACGAACTAGATGAAGAGTTTGACACATTTCCAACTTCAAGATCACAAGATGCTGTGAGAATGAGGTATGACAGGCTTAGAACTGTGGCAGGTAGGATTCAGACAGTTGTTGGGGACATAGCCACACAAGGGGAGAGGTTTCAGTCTCTTCTGAGTTGGAGAGACCCCAGAGCAACCAGCCTCTTTGTAGTGTTCAGCTTTTGTGCTGCTGTGACTCTCTATGCAACACCATTCAGAGTGGTGGCTCTGGTTACAGGCTTGTACTTTTTGAGACATCCGAGGTTTAGGAGCAAGATGCCTTCAGTACCAAGTAATTTCTTCAAGAGGCTCCCAGCTAGAACAGATAGTTTACTGTGA
- the LOC108320724 gene encoding FT-interacting protein 1 isoform X1 — translation MKLVVEVINAHDLMPKDGEGSASPFVEVDFENQLSRTRTVPKNLNPTWNQKLLFHLDATKPYHRQTIEVSVYNERRLTPGRNFLGRVRIPCSNIVKEGEEVYQIFPLEKKWFLSPVKGEIGLKIYIASQSTNSKPKPLSPVFPSELEKLQPSTPLQPPESTTSTTLPPPLITPSDRTTSEADSIEELPTFDTPKSSIEEAEVYSGEQVQSSDVGIDPDPKKESSEAVPETTQQLDKHQVLQPQTISIKRRPPGTPSAMHSVDPQVQSSHHENYNHSDTNPQPRISVKRRPQAQGTPFTMHSVDPQVQQSHGEGYNHNDSHQKPRISIKRRPRGPFNPQVHASHDEAYNLMGTNPQQPRILVERQPQNTPLTTHQVSPTSHDENYSLNDTNVRLGERWPSEGAYGRRGWMSGSDRFSSTFDLVEQMYYLYVRVVKAKDLPPSTITSSCDPYVEVKLGNYKGRTKHFDRKLNAEWNQVFAFSKDRIQSSVLEVFVKDKAMMGRDEYLGRVVFDLNEVPTRVPPDSPLAPQWYRLEDWREEGKVRGDIMLAVWMGTQADEAFSDAWHSDAATVYGEGVFNIRSKVYMSPKLWYLRVNVIEAQDVIPGDRNRLPEVFVKAQVGCQVLTTKICPTRTTTPFWNEDLIFVACEPFEEQLTITVEDRVHPSKDEVLGKIILPMNLFEKRLDQRPVHSRWFSLEKFGFGMLEGDRRNELKFSSRIHMRVCLEGGYHVLDESTLYSSDQRPTARQLWKQPIGILEVGILGAQGLLPMKMRDGRGSTDAYCVAKYGQKWVRTRTLLDTFSPKWNEQYTWEVYDPCTVITLGVFDNCHLGGEKATGRDSRIGKVRIRLSTLEANRTYTNSHPLLVLHPHGVKKMGELQLAVRFTALSLANIVHIYGQPLLPKIHYLHPFTVNQIDNLRYQAMNIVAERLGRAEPPLRKEVVEYMLDVDSHMWSMRRSKANFFRIMSLFSGMIKMGKWFSDVCLWKNHVTSILVHILFLILIWYPELILPTVFLYMFLIGLWNYRFRPRHPPHMDPKLSWAEAVHPDELDEEFDTFPTSRSQDAVRMRYDRLRTVAGRIQTVVGDIATQGERFQSLLSWRDPRATSLFVVFSFCAAVTLYATPFRVVALVTGLYFLRHPRFRSKMPSVPSNFFKRLPARTDSLL, via the coding sequence ATGAAACTGGTTGTGGAGGTTATTAATGCTCATGATCTTATGCCAAAAGATGGTGAAGGATCAGCCAGTCCCTTTGTGGAAGTAGACTTTGAAAACCAGCTTAGCAGAACCAGAACTGTGCCAAAGAACCTCAACCCCACCTGGAACCAAAAACTACTCTTCCATTTGGATGCAACCAAACCTTACCATCGCCAAACTATTGAAGTATCAGTCTACAACGAGAGGAGACTCACTCCAGGCAGAAATTTCCTTGGAAGGGTGAGAATTCCTTGCTCCAACATTGTCAAGGAAGGTGAAGAAGTGTATCAGATTTTCCCACTTGAAAAGAAATGGTTTCTGTCTCCTGTTAAGGGTGAGATTGGCCTCAAAATATACATTGCATCACAGTCAACAAACTCCAAACCAAAACCTCTTTCTCCTGTTTTCCCCTCAGAACTAGAAAAACTCCAACCTTCTACTCCACTCCAACCACCAGAATCAACAACTAGTACTACCCTTCCTCCTCCTCTTATTACTCCTTCAGACAGAACAACATCAGAAGCTGATTCCATTGAAGAACTTCCTACATTTGACaccccaaaatcaagtataGAAGAAGCAGAAGTATATTCTGGTGAACAAGTTCAGTCTAGTGACGTTGGTATCGATCCAGATCCAAAGAAAGAAAGCAGTGAAGCTGTGCCAGAGACAACTCAACAACTAGACAAGCATCAAGTTCTCCAGCCACAGACGATTTCAATAAAGAGAAGACCACCAGGTACTCCATCTGCCATGCATTCAGTTGATCCTCAAGTCCAATCTAGTCATCATGAAAACTATAACCACAGTGACACCAATCCACAGCCTAGGATTTCAGTAAAGAGGCGACCTCAAGCACAAGGTACTCCTTTCACAATGCACTCGGTTGATCCACAAGTCCAACAAAGCCACGGTGAAGGCTACAATCACAATGACAGCCACCAGAAGCCAAGAATTTCAATTAAAAGACGACCACGAGGACCCTTTAATCCACAAGTCCATGCGAGCCATGATGAAGCCTACAACCTCATGGGAACCAATCCACAACAGCCAAGAATTTTAGTAGAGAGGCAACCGCAGAATACTCCACTCACCACGCACCAAGTTAGTCCTACTAGCCATGACGAAAACTACAGTCTCAATGACACCAACGTACGTCTTGGAGAAAGGTGGCCAAGTGAGGGAGCTTATGGCAGAAGAGGGTGGATGAGTGGCAGTGACAGATTCAGTAGTACATTTGATCTTGTTGAGCAGATGTATTATCTGTATGTTCGTGTTGTGAAGGCGAAAGATCTTCCTCCGAGCACCATCACCTCAAGCTGTGATCCTTATGTGGAAGTGAAGCTGGGGAACTACAAGGGAAGAACAAAGCACTTTGATCGGAAATTGAACGCGGAGTGGAACCAAGTGTTTGCTTTCTCCAAAGACCGCATTCAGTCTTCTGTTTTAGAAGTCTTTGTGAAAGATAAAGCAATGATGGGGAGAGATGAGTATCTTGGAAGGGTGGTTTTTGACCTCAATGAGGTTCCAACAAGAGTTCCACCAGATAGTCCACTAGCTCCTCAGTGGTATCGGCTTGAGGACTGGCGCGAAGAAGGCAAGGTGAGGGGTGACATTATGCTTGCAGTTTGGATGGGAACACAAGCTGATGAGGCTTTTTCTGATGCTTGGCATTCTGATGCTGCCACTGTCTATGGTGAGGGTGTTTTCAACATCAGATCAAAGGTTTACATGTCACCAAAACTGTGGTATCTCAGAGTGAATGTCATTGAAGCTCAAGATGTAATACCGGGTGACAGAAACAGACTACCTGAGGTTTTTGTGAAAGCTCAAGTGGGGTGCCAAGTACTAACAACCAAGATATGCCCCACAAGAACAACCACCCCATTTTGGAATGAAGATTTGATTTTTGTAGCCTGTGAGCCATTTGAGGAGCAACTAACAATCACTGTGGAGGATCGTGTGCACCCTTCAAAAGATGAGGTACTTGGGAAGATAATCCTACCAATGAACCTCTTTGAGAAGCGGCTAGACCAAAGGCCGGTTCATTCCCGCTGGTTCAGTCTGGAGAAATTTGGTTTTGGAATGTTAGAAGGTGATAGAAGAAATGAGCTCAAGTTTTCAAGCAGGATTCACATGAGAGTTTGCCTTGAAGGTGGATACCATGTTCTGGATGAGTCCACATTGTACAGCAGTGATCAAAGACCAACAGCGAGACAACTATGGAAGCAACCAATTGGGATACTTGAAGTAGGCATCTTAGGAGCTCAAGGGCTTCTCCCAATGAAGATGAGGGATGGCAGAGGCAGCACTGATGCATACTGTGTTGCCAAGTATGGTCAGAAATGGGTGAGAACCAGAACGCTGCTTGACACTTTCAGTCCTAAATGGAATGAGCAATACACATGGGAGGTTTATGATCCTTGCACTGTGATAACATTGGGAGTTTTTGACAACTGCCATTTAGGTGGAGAAAAAGCTACAGGAAGGGATTCTCGTATTGGAAAGGTAAGAATAAGGCTATCAACACTTGAAGCTAATAGAACTTACACCAATTCTCACCCTCTTCTTGTTCTACATCCACATGGGGTTAAGAAGATGGGAGAGCTTCAGTTAGCAGTGAGGTTCACAGCACTCTCACTGGCTAACATAGTTCATATCTACGGCCAACCTTTGCTTCCCAAGATTCATTACTTGCACCCTTTCACGGTTAACCAAATAGACAACTTAAGGTACCAAGCAATGAACATTGTGGCTGAAAGGCTAGGCAGAGCCGAACCCCCACTCAGGAAGGAGGTGGTGGAGTACATGCTGGATGTTGATTCCCATATGTGGAGCATGAGAAGAAGCAAGGCTAACTTCTTCCGCATCATGTCACTTTTCTCTGGAATGATCAAAATGGGAAAGTGGTTCAGTGATGTTTGCCTCTGGAAGAACCATGTTACATCAATCCTAGTTCACATTCTCTTCCTTATACTGATATGGTACCCGGAATTGATCCTACCAACTGTGTTTCTATACATGTTCCTGATTGGTCTGTGGAACTACAGGTTCCGGCCAAGACACCCTCCTCACATGGATCCTAAACTCTCCTGGGCCGAAGCTGTTCATCCTGACGAACTAGATGAAGAGTTTGACACATTTCCAACTTCAAGATCACAAGATGCTGTGAGAATGAGGTATGACAGGCTTAGAACTGTGGCAGGTAGGATTCAGACAGTTGTTGGGGACATAGCCACACAAGGGGAGAGGTTTCAGTCTCTTCTGAGTTGGAGAGACCCCAGAGCAACCAGCCTCTTTGTAGTGTTCAGCTTTTGTGCTGCTGTGACTCTCTATGCAACACCATTCAGAGTGGTGGCTCTGGTTACAGGCTTGTACTTTTTGAGACATCCGAGGTTTAGGAGCAAGATGCCTTCAGTACCAAGTAATTTCTTCAAGAGGCTCCCAGCTAGAACAGATAGTTTACTGTGA
- the LOC108320732 gene encoding O-fucosyltransferase 20 → MAKSKNNAKKLSYISVPSQIINSISSSSLQSLLESPKKCARHSKVFSFVKWGRPRLFLFILSLLAFLAMIKLGFNLDTPFPPFPCATSVGFSKSMPGVVSQEGGILDGADDTVSEPLITSVQLHAQVPRGVETVEEVEKSEFWEQPDGLGYKPCLGFGREYRRQSEGIVKNRRRYLMVVVSGGMNQQRNQIVDAVVIARILGSALVVPILQVNVIWEDESEFADIFDLEHFKSVLANDVRVVSALPSTHLMTRPVEGSPPLHATPSWIRSHYLRRFNREGVLLLRGLDSRLTKDLPPDLQKLRCKVAFHALRFAKPVQELGNNIAERMKSKGPYLALHLRMEKDVWVRTGCLPGLSPEHDEIVKNERINRPELLTAKSNMTYHERKLAGLCPLNAVEVTRLLKALGAPKSARIYWAGGQPLGGKEALQPLINEFQNIYSKEDLALPGELEPFANKASLMAAIDYIVSEKSDVFMPSHGGNMGHAIQGHRAYAGHKKYITPNKRHMLPYFLNSSLPEEEFNSIIKELHQDSLGQPELRTSKAARDVTKYPIPECMCNDS, encoded by the exons ATGGCAAAGTCCAAGAACAATGCCAAGAAGTTGTCTTACATTTCAGTCCCTTCTCAGATCATCAACTCCATATCGTCTTCTTCTCTTCAATCCTTGCTCGAATCTCCCAAGAAATGTGCAAGACATTCCAAAGTCTTCAGCTTTGTCAAATGGGGTAGGCCAAGATTGTTCCTTTTCATTCTCTCTCTCCTTGCCTTCTTAGCCATGATCAAGCTAGGCTTCAATCTGGACACCCCATTTCCTCCCTTCCCTTGTGCAACCTCAGTAGGCTTCTCAAAATCCATGCCCGGAGTTGTGTCACAGGAGGGTGGTATTTTGGATGGTGCAGATGACACTGTTTCAGAGCCTCTGATTACCAGTGTGCAGTTACATGCACAGGTTCCAAGAGGAGTGGAAACCGTTGAAGAGGTTGAAAAGAGTGAGTTTTGGGAGCAGCCAGATGGGTTGGGTTACAAGCCTTGCTTAGGTTTTGGCAGGGAGTACAGGAGGCAGAGTGAGGGAATTGTGAAGAACAGGAGGAGGTACCTCATGGTGGTAGTTTCTGGAGGGATGAATCAACAGCGGAATCAGATTGTTGACGCTGTTGTCATTGCTAGGATTCTTGGGTCTGCTTTGGTTGTTCCTATATTGCAAGTCAATGTCATTTGGGAAGATGAAAG TGAATTTGCTGATATATTTGATTTGGAGCACTTCAAGAGTGTTCTTGCCAATGATGTGAGGGTGGTTTCAGCTTTGCCATCAACACATCTAATGACAAGGCCAGTAGAGGGGAGCCCTCCCCTTCATGCCACTCCCAGTTGGATTCGATCACACTATCTCAGAAGA TTCAACAGAGAAGGTGTCTTGCTTTTACGTGGACTGGATTCGAGGCTGACAAAGGATCTTCCTCCTGATCTTCAAAAGCTTAGATGCAAG GTTGCTTTTCACGCATTAAGGTTTGCAAAGCCTGTTCAGGAACTTGGTAACAACATTGCCGAGAGAATGAAAAGCAAGGGACCTTACCTTGCTCTTCATCTACGGATGGAAAAGGATGTCTGGGTGAGAACTGGTTGTCTACCTGGTCTGAGTCCTGAGCATGATGAGATTGTAAAAAATGAGAGGATAAATAGGCCTGAACTCTTAACTGCGAAATCAAACATGACATACCATGAAAGGAAGCTGGCTGGTCTCTGCCCCTTAAATGCTGTGGAGGTTACCAG GCTGCTTAAAGCTCTAGGAGCTCCAAAAAGTGCAAGAATTTACTGGGCTGGAGGACAACCGTTAGGTGGGAAAGAGGCATTGCAACCACTAATCAACGagtttcaaaatatttacagCAAGGAAGATCTTGCTTTACCTGGAGAACTAGAACCATTTGCAAATAAAGCTTCCCTAATGGCTGCCATAGATTACATAGTCTCTGAGAAGAGTGATGTTTTCATGCCATCTCATGGAGGAAATATGGGCCATGCAATTCAG GGTCACAGGGCTTATGCAGGTCACAAGAAATATATAACACCAAACAAAAGACATATGCTGCCCTATTTTCTGAACTCTTCCCTCCCTGAAGAAGAGTTCAACAGCATCATCAAGGAATTGCATCAAGACTCATTAGGTCAGCCAGAACTCAGGACTAGCAAGGCTGCAAGAGATGTCACTAAGTATCCTATTCCTGAGTGCATGTGCAATGACTCATAA